A section of the Tamandua tetradactyla isolate mTamTet1 chromosome 4, mTamTet1.pri, whole genome shotgun sequence genome encodes:
- the MDM4 gene encoding protein Mdm4 isoform X1 has protein sequence MTSFSTSAQCSTSDRACRISPEQINQVRPKLPLLKILQEAGAQGELFTVKEVMHYLGQYIMVKQLYDQQEQHMVYCGGDLLGELLGRQSFSVKDPSPLYDMLRKNLVTLAPATTDAAQTLALAQDHSMDIPSQDQLKQSVEESSTSRKRTEESDVRTLPTSQHKCRNSGDEDLIENLTQNKTSSLDLGFEEWDVAGLPWWFLGNLRNNYTPRSNGSTDLQTNQDIGTAVVSDTTDDLWFLNESVSEQLGVGIKVEAADTEQASEEVGKMSNKKVTEVGKNDDLEDSKSLSDDTDIEVTSEDEWQCTECKKFNSPSKKYCFRCWALRKDWYSDCSKLTHSLSTSDITAIPEKKEIEGIDVPDCRRTISAPVVRPKDLYKKEDNSKFLDPCSSVEFLDLAHSSESQETILSMGEQLDNLSEKRTYTENMEDCQNLLKPCSLCEKRPRDGNIIHGRTGHLVTCFHCARRLKKAGASCPICKKEIQLVIKVFIA, from the exons ATGACATCCTTTTCCACCTCTGCCCAGTGTTCAACATCTGATCGTGCTTGCAGGATCTCTCCAGAACAAATCAATCAG GTACGACCAAAACTGCCACTTTTGAAGATTTTGCAGGAAGCAGGTGCACAAGGTGAATTGTTCACTGTTAAGGAG GTCATGCACTACCTAGGCCAGTATATAATGGTGAAGCAGCTTTATGATCAGCAGGAGCAGCATATGGTATATTGTGGAGGAGATCTTTTGGGAGAACTACTAGGACGGCAGAGCTTCTCTGTGAAAGATCCAAG CCCCCTCTATGATATGTTAAGAAAGAATCTTGTCACTTTAGCTCCTGCTACTACAg ATGCTGCTCAGACTCTCGCTCTCGCACAGGATCACAGTATGGATATTCCAAGCCAAGACCAACTGAAG caAAGTGTAGAAGAAAGTTCCACCTCCAggaaaagaactgaagaaagtGATGTTCGCACACTGCCTACCTCACAGCATAAATGCAGAAATTCCGGAG ATGAAGACTTGATAGAAAATTTAACCCAAAATAAGACATCTAGTCTGGACCTCGGGTTTGAGGAGTGGGATGTAGCTGGCCTGCCTTGGTGGTTTTTAGGAAATTTGAGAAACAACTATACACCTAGAAGTAATGGCTCAACTGATTTACAGACAAACCAG gaTATAGGTACTGCAGTTGTTTCAGACACTACAGATGACTTATGGTTTTTGAATGAGTCAGTATCAGAGCAGTTAGGTGTTGGAATAAAAGTTGAAGCTGCTGATACTGAACAAGCAAGTGAAGAAGTAGGGAAAATGAGTAACAAAAAG GTCACTGAAGTGGGAAAAAATGATGATCTTGAGGACTCCAAGTCTCTAAGTGATGATACTGATATAGAAGTTACCTCTGAG GATGAGTGGCAGTGTACGGAATGTAAGAAGTTTAATTCTCCAAGCAAGAAGTACTGTTTCCGTTGCTGGGCTTTGAGGAAGGATTGGTATTCAGATTGTTCTAAGTTAACCCATTCACTCTCCACGTCTGATATCACTGCCATACctgaaaagaaggaaattgaaGGGATTGATGTTCCTGATTGCCGAAGAACCATTTCGGCTCCAGTTGTTAGACCTAAAGATCTGTATAAAAAGGAAGATAACTCCAAATTTCTTGATCCCTGCAGTTCAGTGGAATTCTTGGATTTGGCTCACAGTTCTGAAAGTCAAGAGACCATCTTAAGCATGGGAGAACAATTAGATAATCTTTCTGAAAAGAGAACATATACAGAAAACATGGAGGATTGCCAGAATCTTTTGAAACCATGTAGCTTATGTGAGAAGAGACCTCGAGATGGAAACATTATTCATGGGAGGACAGGCCATCTTGTCACTTGTTTTCATTGTGCCAGAAGATTAAAGAAAGCTGGGGCTTCATGCCCTATTTGCAAGAAAGAGATTCAATTGGTCATTAAGGTTTTTATAGCATAA
- the MDM4 gene encoding protein Mdm4 isoform X4 — MTSFSTSAQCSTSDRACRISPEQINQVRPKLPLLKILQEAGAQGELFTVKEVMHYLGQYIMVKQLYDQQEQHMVYCGGDLLGELLGRQSFSVKDPSPLYDMLRKNLVTLAPATTDAAQTLALAQDHSMDIPSQDQLKQSVEESSTSRKRTEESDVRTLPTSQHKCRNSGGYRYCSCFRHYR, encoded by the exons ATGACATCCTTTTCCACCTCTGCCCAGTGTTCAACATCTGATCGTGCTTGCAGGATCTCTCCAGAACAAATCAATCAG GTACGACCAAAACTGCCACTTTTGAAGATTTTGCAGGAAGCAGGTGCACAAGGTGAATTGTTCACTGTTAAGGAG GTCATGCACTACCTAGGCCAGTATATAATGGTGAAGCAGCTTTATGATCAGCAGGAGCAGCATATGGTATATTGTGGAGGAGATCTTTTGGGAGAACTACTAGGACGGCAGAGCTTCTCTGTGAAAGATCCAAG CCCCCTCTATGATATGTTAAGAAAGAATCTTGTCACTTTAGCTCCTGCTACTACAg ATGCTGCTCAGACTCTCGCTCTCGCACAGGATCACAGTATGGATATTCCAAGCCAAGACCAACTGAAG caAAGTGTAGAAGAAAGTTCCACCTCCAggaaaagaactgaagaaagtGATGTTCGCACACTGCCTACCTCACAGCATAAATGCAGAAATTCCGGAG gaTATAGGTACTGCAGTTGTTTCAGACACTACAGATGA
- the MDM4 gene encoding protein Mdm4 isoform X2, with protein sequence MDIPSQDQLKQSVEESSTSRKRTEESDVRTLPTSQHKCRNSGDEDLIENLTQNKTSSLDLGFEEWDVAGLPWWFLGNLRNNYTPRSNGSTDLQTNQDIGTAVVSDTTDDLWFLNESVSEQLGVGIKVEAADTEQASEEVGKMSNKKVTEVGKNDDLEDSKSLSDDTDIEVTSEDEWQCTECKKFNSPSKKYCFRCWALRKDWYSDCSKLTHSLSTSDITAIPEKKEIEGIDVPDCRRTISAPVVRPKDLYKKEDNSKFLDPCSSVEFLDLAHSSESQETILSMGEQLDNLSEKRTYTENMEDCQNLLKPCSLCEKRPRDGNIIHGRTGHLVTCFHCARRLKKAGASCPICKKEIQLVIKVFIA encoded by the exons ATGGATATTCCAAGCCAAGACCAACTGAAG caAAGTGTAGAAGAAAGTTCCACCTCCAggaaaagaactgaagaaagtGATGTTCGCACACTGCCTACCTCACAGCATAAATGCAGAAATTCCGGAG ATGAAGACTTGATAGAAAATTTAACCCAAAATAAGACATCTAGTCTGGACCTCGGGTTTGAGGAGTGGGATGTAGCTGGCCTGCCTTGGTGGTTTTTAGGAAATTTGAGAAACAACTATACACCTAGAAGTAATGGCTCAACTGATTTACAGACAAACCAG gaTATAGGTACTGCAGTTGTTTCAGACACTACAGATGACTTATGGTTTTTGAATGAGTCAGTATCAGAGCAGTTAGGTGTTGGAATAAAAGTTGAAGCTGCTGATACTGAACAAGCAAGTGAAGAAGTAGGGAAAATGAGTAACAAAAAG GTCACTGAAGTGGGAAAAAATGATGATCTTGAGGACTCCAAGTCTCTAAGTGATGATACTGATATAGAAGTTACCTCTGAG GATGAGTGGCAGTGTACGGAATGTAAGAAGTTTAATTCTCCAAGCAAGAAGTACTGTTTCCGTTGCTGGGCTTTGAGGAAGGATTGGTATTCAGATTGTTCTAAGTTAACCCATTCACTCTCCACGTCTGATATCACTGCCATACctgaaaagaaggaaattgaaGGGATTGATGTTCCTGATTGCCGAAGAACCATTTCGGCTCCAGTTGTTAGACCTAAAGATCTGTATAAAAAGGAAGATAACTCCAAATTTCTTGATCCCTGCAGTTCAGTGGAATTCTTGGATTTGGCTCACAGTTCTGAAAGTCAAGAGACCATCTTAAGCATGGGAGAACAATTAGATAATCTTTCTGAAAAGAGAACATATACAGAAAACATGGAGGATTGCCAGAATCTTTTGAAACCATGTAGCTTATGTGAGAAGAGACCTCGAGATGGAAACATTATTCATGGGAGGACAGGCCATCTTGTCACTTGTTTTCATTGTGCCAGAAGATTAAAGAAAGCTGGGGCTTCATGCCCTATTTGCAAGAAAGAGATTCAATTGGTCATTAAGGTTTTTATAGCATAA
- the MDM4 gene encoding protein Mdm4 isoform X3, producing the protein MFAHCLPHSINAEIPEDIGTAVVSDTTDDLWFLNESVSEQLGVGIKVEAADTEQASEEVGKMSNKKVTEVGKNDDLEDSKSLSDDTDIEVTSEDEWQCTECKKFNSPSKKYCFRCWALRKDWYSDCSKLTHSLSTSDITAIPEKKEIEGIDVPDCRRTISAPVVRPKDLYKKEDNSKFLDPCSSVEFLDLAHSSESQETILSMGEQLDNLSEKRTYTENMEDCQNLLKPCSLCEKRPRDGNIIHGRTGHLVTCFHCARRLKKAGASCPICKKEIQLVIKVFIA; encoded by the exons ATGTTCGCACACTGCCTACCTCACAGCATAAATGCAGAAATTCCGGAG gaTATAGGTACTGCAGTTGTTTCAGACACTACAGATGACTTATGGTTTTTGAATGAGTCAGTATCAGAGCAGTTAGGTGTTGGAATAAAAGTTGAAGCTGCTGATACTGAACAAGCAAGTGAAGAAGTAGGGAAAATGAGTAACAAAAAG GTCACTGAAGTGGGAAAAAATGATGATCTTGAGGACTCCAAGTCTCTAAGTGATGATACTGATATAGAAGTTACCTCTGAG GATGAGTGGCAGTGTACGGAATGTAAGAAGTTTAATTCTCCAAGCAAGAAGTACTGTTTCCGTTGCTGGGCTTTGAGGAAGGATTGGTATTCAGATTGTTCTAAGTTAACCCATTCACTCTCCACGTCTGATATCACTGCCATACctgaaaagaaggaaattgaaGGGATTGATGTTCCTGATTGCCGAAGAACCATTTCGGCTCCAGTTGTTAGACCTAAAGATCTGTATAAAAAGGAAGATAACTCCAAATTTCTTGATCCCTGCAGTTCAGTGGAATTCTTGGATTTGGCTCACAGTTCTGAAAGTCAAGAGACCATCTTAAGCATGGGAGAACAATTAGATAATCTTTCTGAAAAGAGAACATATACAGAAAACATGGAGGATTGCCAGAATCTTTTGAAACCATGTAGCTTATGTGAGAAGAGACCTCGAGATGGAAACATTATTCATGGGAGGACAGGCCATCTTGTCACTTGTTTTCATTGTGCCAGAAGATTAAAGAAAGCTGGGGCTTCATGCCCTATTTGCAAGAAAGAGATTCAATTGGTCATTAAGGTTTTTATAGCATAA